ACAAGATTCATTTTGCTTTTAGTTATGTAGTAACAATTGAAAATCACAGTAAAGATTCTGTTCAGTTAACTTCACGTCACTGGGAAATTTTTGACTCCCTAAATGACCTGGACATTGTTGATGGTGAAGGTGTTATTGGTAAAAAACCAGTTTTAAAACCTGGTGAAAATCATACTTATAGCTCAGGCTGTTTATTGTCATCTCCTTACGGTGCAATGAAAGGTCATTTTAATATGATCAATTTTACTACCACAAAAACA
The sequence above is drawn from the Flavobacterium sp. N2038 genome and encodes:
- the apaG gene encoding Co2+/Mg2+ efflux protein ApaG, whose amino-acid sequence is MVSQITRGIKISVLTSFEGTYFKNYKIHFAFSYVVTIENHSKDSVQLTSRHWEIFDSLNDLDIVDGEGVIGKKPVLKPGENHTYSSGCLLSSPYGAMKGHFNMINFTTTKTFKVIVPTFRMCAPFALN